One genomic region from Tripterygium wilfordii isolate XIE 37 chromosome 20, ASM1340144v1, whole genome shotgun sequence encodes:
- the LOC119987506 gene encoding loganic acid O-methyltransferase-like: MAGEKTTTPISMNGGDGRYSYTHNSSLQRNGVELMKAMINEAIAEKLDLVQLSSPNSFRIADLGCSVGPNTFTAVQNIIDSITLKCQTSYRSSEEANNLEFQVFFNDQISNDFNTLFKNLPSDRKYSAAGVPGPFQGRLFAKNSLHFVHSSYALHWLSSVPRELVDEDSLAFNKGRIHYSSSPKHVLKAYSAQFGIDTTSFLNARAQEVVHGGLMGILILCSPDGVPCSLCNVLAVYELLGASVVDLAKKALISEAKVDNFNLPMYNPTEKELKELIEKNGCFSIERMEPIIHERRFNIPMIIFHMRASLEGMISEHFGKNIVDQLFDLFAKKVVDSRIYSESSSYQAMVQLFVLLKRA; this comes from the exons ATGGCCGGTGAAAAAACTACTACTCCGATTTCAATGAATGGAGGAGATGGACGGTATAGCTACACTCACAATTCCTCATTGCAG AGAAATGGAGTGGAGCTAATGAAAGCCATGATCAACGAAGCGATAGCCGAAAAGCTTGATTTAGTTCAACTTTCTTCTCCAAACTCCTTTAGGATTGCGGATTTGGGATGTTCTGTTGGACCTAACACATTCACTGCAGTGCAAAACATAATAGACTCTATAACACTCAAATGCCAAACCAGTTATCGCTCGTCCGAAGAAGCGAATAATCTTGAATTTCAAGTGTTTTTCAATGACCAAATCTCTAATGATTTCAACACCCTCTTCAAGAATCTTCCATCTGATAGAAAATACTCCGCAGCTGGTGTTCCCGGCCCGTTCCAGGGTCGATTGTTTGCTAAGAACTCTCTCCATTTCGTCCACTCATCGTATGCACTTCACTGGCTCTCAAGTGTGCCTAGAGAGTTGGTAGATGAGGACTCTCTTGCATTCAATAAGGGCAGGATTCATTACTCAAGTTCTCCAAAACATGTTCTTAAGGCCTATTCAGCTCAGTTTGGTATAGATACCACATCTTTTTTGAATGCTAGAGCTCAAGAGGTTGTCCATGGAGGACTAATGGGGATTTTGATACTATGTAGTCCTGATGGGGTTCCTTGTTCACTGTGCAATGTGTTAGCAGTTTATGAGTTACTTGGAGCAAGTGTCGTTGACTTGGCCAAGAAG GCATTGATTAGTGAAGCAAAGGTGGACAACTTCAATTTGCCCATGTACAACCCAACTGAGAAAGAGTTGAAGGAGTTGATAGAGAAGAATGGTTGTTTCAGCATTGAGAGAATGGAGCCAATAATCCATGAAAGGCGTTTCAACATACCAATGATAATCTTTCACATGAGAGCTTCTTTGGAAGGAATGATAAGTGAGCATTTCGGAAAGAATATCGTCGATCAATTGTTCGATCTGTTCGCAAAGAAAGTTGTGGACTCTCGTATATATTCAGAGTCATCAAGCTACCAGGCTATGGTTCAACTGTTCGTCCTCCTCAAGCGCGCTTGA